From Mycolicibacterium nivoides, a single genomic window includes:
- a CDS encoding DUF7427 family protein, with protein sequence MKPSDYAWLVLLCAIVGYEIAAPPGELLSEGWDRYLQRFPIGGRVLPLVLTLHVINALPERYDPVHRLSVLFAALGGKIDRSKGSA encoded by the coding sequence GTGAAGCCATCTGACTATGCGTGGTTGGTGCTACTTTGCGCGATTGTCGGGTATGAGATTGCGGCACCGCCTGGCGAGCTTCTTAGTGAAGGCTGGGACCGCTACTTGCAGAGGTTTCCAATTGGTGGGCGTGTGCTGCCGTTGGTGCTTACCTTGCATGTGATTAATGCGCTGCCTGAACGCTATGACCCGGTTCACCGGTTGTCTGTGCTGTTCGCGGCGCTTGGGGGAAAAATTGACCGATCCAAAGGAAGTGCTTGA
- a CDS encoding HNH endonuclease, which yields MWADIPIPELKGYEASDQGKIRGPRKELSEWADERGCMRVKAAGRPWAVHMLVLLTFVGPRPPGGAPRWLNGDPTDNRLVNLKWHTEDEPEVLTRVNRCRNGHVYSRENTKVWGSGHRVCLDCEKGVPKVIQLPEVI from the coding sequence ATGTGGGCTGATATTCCTATTCCAGAACTTAAGGGGTATGAGGCCAGCGACCAGGGCAAGATTCGCGGTCCTCGCAAGGAACTGTCCGAGTGGGCAGACGAGCGGGGCTGCATGCGCGTTAAAGCGGCTGGGAGGCCGTGGGCGGTACACATGCTGGTCTTGCTGACGTTCGTCGGCCCTCGTCCACCTGGGGGTGCTCCACGGTGGCTTAATGGTGATCCCACAGATAACCGGCTGGTGAATCTGAAATGGCACACCGAGGATGAGCCAGAAGTTCTGACGCGGGTCAACCGTTGCCGTAATGGTCACGTGTACTCACGAGAAAACACAAAGGTATGGGGTTCGGGTCACCGGGTTTGCCTTGATTGCGAGAAGGGCGTCCCTAAGGTGATTCAGCTTCCGGAAGTGATTTAG